CGCACCTCGGCCTTGCCGATGATCCTGGGACGCGCGGACATGTTGAGGGCCTGCGCGGCCAGTTCGTCGGCGGTCGGCTTCTGATCGCGCGCCGTGGTCTCCGCCGGCGCGTCGGACCCGACGTCGGCACCCGGTGCGGGGGCCGCCGAGCTCTCGGCGGCGGGCGCCGGAGCGGAGGCCGCGGCGGTGGGAGCCGGAGCGTCGGACTGAGCGGCGGCGGCGGGCGTCTCGGACGCTGGCGTCGGCGCGGAAGCCTCGGTCGCCTGCGCCGGAGACCGGCGCGGCGCTTCCGCGGCTGGGGCCGCAGGCTGGCGACGCGGCTCCGCGGCAGGTGCCGGGGCGTCCTGCCCAGGTACCATCACACGGCGCTGCTTCTTCTTTTCGACAACGACCGACTTCGTACGGCCATGGGAAAAGCTCTGGCGTACAGTGCCCTTCTCCACGCCGCCGCGGCGCAGCGACAACGTCTGCTTACGGCCGCCAGCCTGTTCGCCGGTGTCGTTCGTTTCGCTCATATAGCAATAGGTCCTGCGAACCGAAGTTCGTCGGGTTGATCAGGATGCGTCTCGTCGTGCGTGCCGCCAAACAGGTACACGCGCAAGCGCGCCGCATCCAGGATAAAGAGTTCGCTTAGTCGACCAATCGCCAGTGCGGCATGAACCACACGCTCACGACCCAGAGTGCGTTCCAGCTCGGCTGAATCGAACACGTCGACCACTGTCATCTTGTTATGGAGATCGAAGGCGTTTTTGGCAAGCGCCTCGACCTTACGTCGCCCGTCCGGAGCCCCATCCGCCGCGCAGATCAGGCCGCATACCTGTCCTGTCGCCAGGGCGGCCTTCACCTTTTCGAAGCCTCGGGTCACCAGACCGGCCTTGTGGGCGAACGCCAAACGCTGCAGCGCCGCCTGCCGCAACAGGGCTTCGACCTGCTCCGGCAAGGTCTCAGATACGACGACCTGAGCCTTGAATCCACGGGCGAAGGCGCGCTTTTTCACCGCAGCCGCGATGCTCGCCGCCGTCCCGTCCACCCACACGCCCCGACCGGGGAGCTTGCGGCGGATGTCCGGCACGACGCCGTCGTCCGGCGACAGCACGAAACGAATCATCGTCTCGGGCGCGCCGACGCGGCGCGTCACCACGCAGGTGCGCGTGGACGGCTTTTCGCGGCGCGCCGTCAGTTTGCGTTCTCCAGCGGCTCTTCGCCCTCGGCGAGGTCCTCTTCCTCCGGCTCGGACTCACCGGCGAGGTCTTCCTCGGTGATCCAGCCGGCGAGAACGCGCGCCGTCATGATCATCTGCTCCGCGTCACCGCGCGAGATGCCGAATTCGGAGAGCGGGCCGGTGTGACGCACCGTCTCCGAGCCGCGCTTCTCGACCCAGCCGACGAGATCGTCCGGGACCGAACCGGCGAAATCTTCCAAATTCTTCACATCGTCGTTGCCGAGCGCCACCATCATCGCGGTGGTGATGCCGGGGACCTCGCGCAGATCGTCGTCGACGCCCAGCTCGCGCCGGGTCTCGTCGGCCTGCCGCTCCATCTCCTCGAGGTTCTCGCGGGCGCGGGCCTGGATCTCCTCGGCGGTCTCCTCGTCGAAGCCTTCGATGGAGGCGATCTCGTCCACCTCGACGTAGGCGACCTCCTCCATGGAGGTGAAGCCCTCGGACGCCAGCAGCTGGCCGACCACTTCGTCGACGTTGAGACCGTCGACGAAGAGCTGCGTGCGCTCCTGGAATTCCTTCTGACGGCGCTCGGACTCCTCGGCCTCTGTCAGGATGTCGATATCCCAGCCGGTGAGCTGCGAGGCGAGGCGCACGTTCTGGCCGCGGCGGCCGATGGCGAGCGAGAGCTGCTCGTCCGGCACGACGACCTCGATGCGCTCGGTGTCTTCGTCGAGGACGACCTTGGCGACCTCGGCCGGCTGCAACGCGTTGACGATGAAGGTGGCCGCATCCGGCGACCAGGGGATGATGTCGATCTTCTCGCCCTGCTGCTCCTGCACGACGGCCTGCACGCGAGAGCCGCGCATACCGACGCAGGCGCCCACCGGGTCGATCGACGAATCGTTGGAGATGACGGCGATCTTGGCGCGCGAGCCCGGATCGCGGGCGACCGATTTGACCTCGATGACGCCGTCGTAGATCTCCGGGACCTCCTGGCGGAACAGCATCGCGGTGAACTGCGGGTGCGTGCGGCTGAGGAAGATCTGCGGCCCGCGCGGCTCGCGGCGCACGTCCATGACGTAGGCGCGGATACGGTCGCCGGGGCGGAAGACCTCGCGCGGGATGAGCTGGTCGCGCCGGCAGATCGCCTCGCCGCGGCCCAGGTCGACGATGACGTTGCCGTACTCGGCGCGCTTGACGATGCCGTTGATGATGTCGCCGACGCGGTCCTTGTACTCGTCGTATTGGCGGTCACGCTCGGCCTCGCGCACCTTCTGCACGATCACCTGCTTGGCCGACTGCGTGGCGACGCGGCCGAACTCGATCGGCGGCAGCGGGTCGGCGATGAAGTCGCCCACGTGCGCGTCGGGATTCTTGGCCAGCGCATCGGCGAGCGAGATCTGCGTGGCGGGGTTCTCCACCTCGTCCACCACCAGGAGCAGGCGCTGCAGGCGCGTTTCGCCGGACTTCGGATTGATCTCGGCGCGGATCTCGGTCTCCTGACCGTAGCGGGCGCGGGCGGCCTTCTGGATCGCGTCTTCCATCGCCTCGATGACGATGGCTCGGTCGATCTGCTTCTCCCGCGCCACCGCATCGGCGATCTGCAACAACTCCAGCTTGTTCGCGCTGACTGCCATAAGGTTTCCGTCCCACTCCAGGCCGCACGCGCGCCGCGCCGGCCTTGTCCGTTCGGGGATAGCCCCACTCGTCCGTCGCCTACCGGCCCTGGACATCCGCATCGGCCCGCGGGCCGTACTCACACCGGCCCCGGCGGGCCGTCTCGAAACGTCCCGGCGGACCGTCTCGGCCGCGCCCCGCGGGACGCTCCCGATCGGCCCCGCCGGGCCTAGTTCATCGCCGCCTTCTTGCCGGCTTTGAGCGACTGCTCGACCAGCGCGTCGGTCAGGACCAGACGCGCGTCGGAGAGTTCGCCCAGCGGCACATGGACCTTTTCGCCCCCGATCTCGGCCATGCGCACATGCACGGCGTCACCTTCGAGGCCGAGAATCACGCCGCGCCACCGGCGGCGGCCGTCGATCGGAATCGCCGTCTCCAGCTTGGCTTCGTGACCCGACCAGCGCTCGAAATCCTCCCGGCGGACCAACGGACGATCGATTCCGGGGGACGAGATTTCCAGATGATACGCCTTCGAGATCGGATCGTCGACATCGAGCGCCGGCGACACCGCGTGGCTGATCGCCTCGCAATCCTCGACGGTGAGCGTGCCGTCCGGGCGCTCGGCCATGATCTGCAGCGTACAGCCGTTCTGCGCCGTGACGCGGATGCGCACGAGGCGGTAGCCCAACCCTTCCAGGCTCGGCATCACGACCCGCGCGATTCGCGCCTCGAGCCCGGTTTCGGTGATGATCCGGTCGTCGTCCAAAAAAAACCTCGTTCATCCCGGCGGTTGTGGCTGTGGGGTGCCGCGGGCCATGCGGGGGCATGTCGCGTCGCGGCAGGAGGGACAGCACAAACGCCGAATGGGCCGGCCCCCGAAGGCGCCAACCCGGTTTAAACTGAGAACCTGAGTGTGGCGGTTAGATAGCCCGGCGCTGCGCGGGGTGCAAGTCCTGCGGTCCGCTCAGCGGCGCGAACGCCTCGACCACATGCTCGTAGACGTCGCGCTTGAACGGCACCACCAGCGACGGCACCGCCGCCAGCGACTCCCACTTCCAGCGCGAAAACTCCACGCTGTGCCCGTCCGGCGGTTCGGTGACGTTGATTTCGCCCTCTTGCCCCAGGAAGCGGAAGGCGAACCAGCGCTGCGCCTGACCCTTGTAGCGGCCGCGCCAGGAGGCGACGTCCTTGGGAAGGTCGTAGTGGAGCCAGCCGTCGACCTCGCCGATCAGCTCGACCGAGCGCACGCTGGTCTCCTCGTAGAGCTCGCGGTGGGCGGCCTCGAGCGGGGCTTCGCCGGGGTCGATCCCGCCTTGCGGCATCTGCCAGGAATAGCTGGGGACGACACCGCGCGAGGCGCGCTTGCCGAGGAAGATCTGCCCGTCGGCCGCGAACAAGGCGATGCCGACGCACAGGCGGTAGCCCTTGCGGGGCGATGCGGCCAGAAGGCTCATCGCGGCCCCGGCGCCGAGAGCGCGCGCTCGACCGCGTCCATCACCTGTGGCGATCGCGGCGACATGTAGGACGGGAAGGTGGCGATGACGCGCCCGTCCCGCCCGATCACGATCTTGTGGAAGTTCCACGCCGGCACCGCCTGCCGCCCGGCGCTGCGGCGCGCCCAGGCGTAGAGCGGATGCGCCCCGCGCCCGGTGACGACGGCCTTCTCCAGCATCGGGAACGACACGTCGTAGCGGGCCGAGCAGAAGCCGGCGATCTCACTGTTGCTGCCCGGCTCCTGGCCGGCGAAGTCGTTCGACGGGACGCCGAGGACGGTGAGGCCGCGCGCGCCGTACATGTCGTTCAGCGCCTCCAGCCCCTCGTATTGCGGCGTGAAGGCGCAGCGCGAGGCGGTGTTGACCAGCAGCACGACGCGGCCGGCGAAGCGATCGGCGGCGAGCGGCCGGCCGTGGATGTCGTTCAGCGTCAGGGCGTGCCAGTCGATCTGGGTGGTGGAGATCTGGCTGGTCTGCGCGGTGACGGTCCGGGCAGCCATGGCGATCCCGAAGGCGGACGCCGCCGCGGCGATGGCGGCCACCTTGAATACGGTTGCCGGCGCTGCGGCGATCGGACCCCTCATGGGCGCTCCTCGAGAATCAGGGGGCGAGCCAAGTCCGGCTCACGGAGGGCTTGTAGCATATCACGGCCCGCCGGTGCCCATCGGGGGATAGGAATAGCCAATCCATGCTGGTGATGTGAACCGTTACCGCAACGAAGTTTGCAAAACTTTGCGCCAGGTCAGGTGCGCCGGCCGGTCCTCGACGGCGCCGAGGTCGGCCGGCGGCACCCTTGCCGTCACGCCGCGGCGCGGGAGCTGCGGGGGGCATCAGTCCCGGTTCTGGACGCGGTCCATGACGCGGCCGGCACGCATGAAGGCCTGGCCCACCATGGAGCGGGCCAGCGCCACCGGGGCGAGCGCCGCGGCGGAGACCGGGCCGATCATCACCGTGGACTGGCGGCCGAGCGCGGCGAGGGACTGGCGCGCCACCTTCTCCGGGCTCATCGCACCGGGGATCGCGGTTCCGGTATAGCCCGCGCGGGTGCCGAACCCGGTGCGCACCGCCCCCGGACATGCGGCGAGCACGTCGACCGGCCGGCCGTCCAGCTCGGCGACGAGCGCCTCGGTGAAGGAGAGGATCATCGCCTTGGCCGCGGCGTAGGTCGCGAAGGTCGGCACGGGGACGAACGCGGTCGACGAGGCGACGTTGATGAGCCCGGCACGGGTCCCACTCTCCTGCGCACGCCCGATCATGCCGGGCAGCAGGCGGTGGGTCAGCGCCAGAACCGCCTCGACGTCGACCCGTATGGTCGCCTGGTGGCGCGCCCAGTCGACGTCCAGGAAGTTGCCGACCGCCCCGACCCCGGCGTTGTTGACGAGGAGGTCGCACCCCGCCTCCTCCGCCGCCCGGGCGACGGCGTCGATCCCGTCGGGCGTGGCGAGATCGGCGACGACGGTGCGCACGCGCGTCCCGAACTCGGCCTCGTATTCGGCGAGCCTGGCGGCGTCGCGGCCGGTGAGGACGAGGTCGGTGGCGAGCGGCATCTCGCGCACGAAGGCCTCGCCGATGCCGCCGGTGGCACCGGTGACGAGGGCGCATCGGGGCGGCTCGCGATGCGGCCGCAGTCTGTCTTTCAATCGCTCGTGCATCATCGGGCGATACTGATCCTCTCCGCCGGCCGCTGTCGAGCCGTCATTCGTCGCAGGCGTGCGGGTCCGCCGGGCGCACTGCCCGGCACGAAAAAAGCGCGCCACCCGGAGGTGACGCGCTTTCATCTGCCGAAGTCCGGGCCGGTCAGCGCTGGGCGATCGGCAGGTAATCGCGCTTCGGGGCGCCGGTGTAGAGCTGACGCGGGCGGCCGATGCGCTGCGAGGGATCCTCCACCATCTCCTTCCACTGCGCGATCCAGCCGACGGTGCGGGCGAGCGCGAAGAGGACGGTGAACATGGTGGTCGGGAAGCCGAGCGCGCGCAGCGTGATGCCCGAGTAGAAGTCGATGTTCGGGTACAGCTTCTTCTCGACGAAGTACTCGTCGTTCAGGGCGATCTTTTCGAGCTCCATCGCGACCTCGAGGAGCGGATCGTCCTTGATGCCCAGTTCGGAGAGAACCTCGTGGCAGGTTTTCTGCATGATCCGGGCGCGCGGGTCGTAGTTCTTGTAGACCCGGTGACCGAAGCCCATCAGGCGGAACGGATCGTTCTTGTCCTTCGCGCGGTCGATATACTCGGGGATCTTGTCGGCGGTGCCGATCTGCTCGAGCATGTTGAGCGCGGCCTCGTTGGCGCCGCCGTGAGCGGGGCCCCAGAGGCAGGCGATGCCGGCCGCGATGCAGGCGAACGGGTTGGCGCCCGACGAGCCTGCGAGCCGGACGGTCGACGTCGAGGCGTTCTGCTCATGGTCGGCGTGGAGGATGAAGATCCGATCCATGGCGCGGGCCAGAACCGGGTTCACCTTATAGTCCTCGGCCGGAACCGAGAAGCACATGCGCAGGAAGTTCGACGAATAGTCGAGGTCGTTGCGCGGGTACACGAAGGGTTGCCCCACCGAGTACTTGTACGCCCAGGCCGCGATCGTCGGCATCTTGGCGATCATCCGCACGGAGGCGATCATGCGCTGCTGCGGGTCGGTGATGTCGGTCGAGTCGTGGTAGAAGGCCGACAACGCGCCGACACAGCCGACCATGATGGCCATGGGGTGCGCGTCCCGGCGGAAGCCGGAGTAGAAGCGGTTCATCTGATCGTGGATCATCGTGTGATAGGTCACACGGTTCACGAATTCCTGTTTCTCCGCCATCGTCGGCAATTCGCCGTAGAGAAGCAGGTAGCAGGTCTCTAAGAAGTCGCCGTGTTCGGCCAACTGCTCGATCGGATAGCCGCGGTAGAGAAGAACGCCCTTGTCGCCGTCGATATACGTGATCTTCGATTCGCAGGAGGCGGTGGAGGTGAAACCGGGGTCGTAAGTGAACATCCCGGTGTCCTTGTAGAAGGACGCAATGTTGACGACGGACGGGCCCTCGGTCCCGTTCATCACCTCGTAGTCCACCGTTTCCGAGCCGACGGCGAATTGGGCTGCTTGTTCTGTGGTCATCGTCGGCTCCAGTGTTGGCCAAGCCAGGGGTGCCCGCCGGGCACGCCGACGAGCGCAAAAATCGTCTGAAGCCCACTATCCGAAGCCGCCCTCCCCTTCAAGCCTGACGTGAGCGCAGGCCCCTGACACGCCTCGCCGATCGGCAGTTCATTGCCTCTTTTCGAGCGCTTGACGGAGGCGTAGGGGAGAAAGGATGGCAAAGAGCTTCTACGTCCGCAATGCCTGGTGGCTCTTCACCGGCGCGGTCTTCATGTTCGGTTCCTCGTTCGGGCAGACCTATTTCATCGCCCTGTTCGCCGGCGCCATTCGCGCCGAGTTCGGCCTGTCGAACGGCCAGTGGGGCGGCATCTACACCGTCGCGACGCTCGCCTCCGCCACCTGCCTCATCCACTTCGGCCGCCTCGCCGACACGATGACCGTGACACGCCTGGCCGCCGGCGTCCTCGTCCTCTACGCGCTCTCGGCGACGACGATGGCGCTGGCGCCCAACATCGTCGTGCTGTGCCTGGCGGTGTTCGGCCTCCGGTTCTGCGGCCAGGGGATGATGACGCACATCTCGATGACGGCGATGGCGCGCTGGTTTCGCGCCAACCGTGCCAAGGCGATCGCGGTGGCGGTCCTGGGCTTTCCCATCAGCGAGGCGCTGTGGCCGCCGCTCGGCGTCGTGGTGCTCGACGTGATGGGCTGGCGCGAGACGTGGCTCGTCATCGCCGGGCTGATCCTGGCGGTTTTCCTGCCGGCCCTGACGCTGATGACCCGCAAGGGCCGCACCCCGCAGGGCGAGGGCGACAATACCGAGGCGCCCGGCATGCTGGGCCGCCAGTGGACCCGCGGCGAGGTGCTGCGGCACTGGACGTTCTGGACGATCCTGCCCGGGCTTCTGGCGCCGCCGTTCATCGGCACCTGCGTCTTCTTCCATCAGGTCCACATCGCCACCGTGCGCGGCTACGACCTCTCGGTGATGGCGTTGGGATTTGCGATGTATGCCGGGATCTCGGTGGCGAGCTCGCTGGCGTGCGGGCCGATCGTCGACCGAATCGGCCCGGCGCGGGTGCTTCCCGTGCTCCTGCTGCCGCTGGCGGTGGCGATCGCGATTCTCGCCATCCCGGCCGGCGTGGAGATCTGGTTCCTGACCCTCGCCGGCATCGGCATCAGCCACGGCCTCGTCATCACGCTCATCGGCGCGATCTGGCCGACGCTCTACGGCACGCGTTGGATCGGCTCGATCAAGGCGCTGGCGACGTCGGGTGCGGTGATGTCGACCGCGGCGGGTCCGGGGCTGACGGGGGCGATCATCGACATGGGCGTGCCGTTCCCCGAGCAGGCGCTCTTTCTGTCCGCCTACTGCCTTGCGATGACGGCGCTTTTCACCGCCGTCGCGCCCAAGATCAACGCCATGCTGGTCGCGCCCCGATCCGCGGTCCCGGCCTGACCGGCGGCGCGGCCGCGCCCGCCGCCGGTCCGCGAATCAGTCGCCGGCCGCCGCGGCCTGATCCTGGATGCGACCCAGCGATTCGGCCCGCCCCAAAGCGACAAGCACGTCGAAGATACCCGGCGACGTCGCCGCGCCGACCAGCGCTGCGCGCAGCGGCTGGGCGACCTTGCCCAGCTTGACGCCGGCCTCGTCGGCGTAGCGGCGCACTTCGGCCTCGATCCCGTCCGCCACCCAGGGGTCGACGAAGCGCAGCCGCTCGTAGAGCGCCGCAAGGTGCCCGCGCGCCTCGCCGGCGAGGAGTTTCTCGGCCTTTTCGTCCATCGTCAGCGGACGGGCGGCCCAGATGAAGCGGGCATTGTCGAGTAGTTCCACCAGCGTCTTGGCACGCTCGGCGAGCGAGGGGGCCAGCTTCTCGAGCTTGGCGCGTGCGCCCGCGTCCAGCGCGGCGCCGATCGCCGCGGCGTCGTCCTGCGCGGCGATCACCGGCTCCAGCGCGGCCATGATGCGGTCGGGCGTCGCCTCGCGCATGTAGTGGCCGTTCATGTTCTCCAGCTTCACGAAGTCGAACCGCGCCGGCGAACGGCCGACGGCCTCCAGCCCGAACTTCTCGACCATCTCGCGCGTGGAGAAGAACTCCTCGTCGCCGTGCGCCCAGCCGAGGCGCACCAGATAGTTGCGCAGCGCCTCGGGCAGGTACCCCATCGCGCGGTAGGCGTCGACGCCCAGTGCCCCGTGCCGTTTGGACAGCTTGGCACCGTCCGGACCGTGGATCAGCGGGATGTGCGCCATCTGCGGCACGTCCCATTCCATCGCCTCGTAGATCAGCGCCTGGCGGGCGGCGTTGGTCAGATGGTCGTCGCCGCGAATGATGTGGGTAACGCCCATGTCGTGGTCGTCGACCACGACGGCGAGCATGTAGGTCGGCGACCCGTCCGAGCGCAGGATGACCAGATCGTCGAGGTTCTCGTTGGCGAACGTCACCTCCCCCTGGACGAGGTCGGGGATCACCGTCTCCCCCGTCGACGGGGCCTTGAGACGGATCACGGGATCGACGCCGGGAGGCGCCTCGGCGGGGTCCTTGTCGCGCCAGGTGCCGTCATATTTCGGCGGGCGACCTTCGGCGGCAGCCTTCTCGCGCATGGCGACGAGCTCTTCGGCCGAGGTGTAGCAGCGATAGGCCATGCCCTTGTCGAGCAGGGTTTTCGCAACCTCCGCGTGCCGTTCGGCGCGGGTGGACTGATAGACGACCTCGCCGTCCCCGTCCAGCCCCAGCCAGGAGAGCCCGTCGAGGATCGCGTCGATCGCCTCGGTCGTGGAGCGGGCGCGGTCGGTATCCTCGATCCTCAGGCGCATTTCGCCGCCGTGGGCGCGCGCGAACAGCCAGTTGAACAGAGCGGTGCGGGCGCCGCCGATGTGAAGGAAGCCGGTCGGCGAGGGCGCGAACCGCGTCACCACCTTGGATTGAGACGTCATCTGATACACGCTAGATTGAGGCTGTCGGCGTGGTGTGTAGCGGGATCAGCCCGCCCGCGTCGACCCTTGGAGAGCGCCGATGGGAGAGAAGATTCGCCTCAGCCGTCCGCCGCGGGCCCCGCCCGGCCACCGCCGCGGCGCACACCGCGCGCCACCGAGCCCGGCCGCGCCACGGTGACGCTGGTCCTCCCACGCGCCCGCCCGCGGCTCGACCTCGGTGCGCGGCTCGCCGGCTGGGTGGCGCACGACGCGGCCTTCGGCCGGTTCCAGCTCTGGCTGCCGGTGCTGGCCGTCGTGGGGATCTTCCTCGGCGTCGAGCTGCCGTTCGCCGTGGCGCCCTGGTGGAGCGGCGGCGCGGCGGCGCTCGTCCTCGGCGCGCGGGTCGCGGCCGGCCGCTCGACCCGCCTTGCCCGCGCGGGCCCGGTGCTCCTGGCGCTGGCGGCGGTGCTCGTCGGGATCCTCGCCGTCGGCCTCCAGGAACACATGAGCGGCACCCCGGTGGTCGAGCGGGCGGGAACGGTGGACCTCACCGGACGCGTCGTCGCGGCGGAGGCGCGCGGGGCGGGCCGCGCCAGCATCGTCGTCGCGGTGACCGGCGGCAGCTTCCGCGGCGCCGTACCGCGCCGGGTGCGCCTCTCGGTCCGCGGCGACGGTCCCTTCCCGGTCGGCGCGCGCATCGCCGCCAAGGCGCGGCTCTTCCCGCTCCAGGGCCCGGTCTATCCCGGTGGCTACGATTCCAGCCGCCGCCTCTTCTTCGACGGAATCGGCGCCAGCGGCTTCACCTACGGCCCGCCGGCCGTCACGGCGCCGCCGGCGCCCGGCCTCGCGGCGACGATCGACCGGGTGCGCACCGCCGTCGCCGAAAACATCACCTCCAGCCTCGGCGAGACGCGCGGCGCGGCGTTCGCCACGGCCCTCCTCGTCGGTCACCGGGGCGACATGGCGCCCGAGGACGTCGAGGCGCTGCGCGTCTCCGGCCTCGGCCATCTATTGGCGATCTCCGGCCTGCACATGGCGCTCGTCGCCGGCTCCATCTTCGCCGCGGTGCGGTTCGCGCTCGCCCTGTCGCCGCGCCTGGCGCTGGGGGCGCCGATCCGCAAGTGGGCCGCGATCGCCGGTCTCCTCGCGGCCACCTTCTACCTCGCCCTCTCCGGCGGCTCGGTCGCCACGTTGCGGGCCTACGTGATGCTCATCGTCGGCCTGGTCGCCATCCTGGTGGACCGGCCCGCGCTCACCATGCGCACCATCGCGGTCGCGGCCGTCGTCGTCATCGCGCTGGACCCGGTGTGCGTCACCGAGCCGTCGTTCCAGATGTCGTTCCTCGCGGTGGTGGCACTCGTCGGCGCCTACGAGTGGTGGTCGTTCCGGCGACTGCGGTTCGGCGTCGGCTGGTCCCGGCCGGTGACGGCGTTCGTCCTCGGCCTCGCGATGACCTCGCTCATCGCCGGGCTGGCGACAGCACCCGCCGCCGCCTACCATTTCCACCGCCTCGCGCCCTACGGCCTCCCCGCCAACCTCACCGCGATGCCGATCTTCACGCTTCTGGTGATGCCCTCCGGGGTGATCGCGCTTGCGCTGATGCCGCTCGGGCTGGAGGACGCCCCCCTCGCGGTGATGCGCTGGGGCCTCGACCTGATCCTGGTGATCTCGCACGCCGCGGCGGACGCCACGGGCGACAGCGGGCTCACCGGGCGGATCCCGGCGGCGTCGGCGATTCTCGCCGCGCTGGGCCTCCTGTGGCTCGCGATCTTCACGGCGCCCTGGCGTGTCGCCGGCGCGCTGTTCGTTGCGGCCGGCCTCGCCATCGCGCCGACCGCCCCGCGATTCGACGTCATGGTCGCCGAGGACGGCGAGACGATCGCCGCGCGCGGACCGGACGGCCGCCTCGGCCTGCTGGGCGACAGCGACGGCTTCGTCGCCAGCTTGTGGCTCAAGGGAGATGCCGACCCGCGCGCCGACGGTGCGGTGCCGGCCGCCTGCGACCCGCTCGGGTGCACCATCCCCCTCGGCGGCGAGCGCCTCGCCCGCCCGTCCTCGGCCCGCGCCCTGGCCGACGATTGCGCCCTCGCCGCCGCGGTGGTGGCGCCGATGCGCGTCCGCCTCGACCGATGCGCCGCCGGCCTCGTGATCGACCGCCGCGACCTGAAGCGCCACGGTGCCGCCGTCGCCTGGCGGCACGGCGCGCAGTGGCAGATCCGCACCGCCCGGCCGTTCGGGCCGACGCGCCGTTGGCAGGTGCCGCCGGACGTCGCCCACGACTGAGCGCCCGCCCCCGTGCGGGACCGACCGGTTAGGACAGAGGACCAGACACTATAGCCGCACGCCGTCGGCCGGCGGCAGGATCGACAGAACCGCGTCCGCCGCCGTCTCCGCCGGCGACCCGTCCACCTGCATCGCGGCGGCGAACTCGTCGAACACGCGTTCCTGGGTCGCGCGCTCGGGCGTCCCGTCGACCAGCAGCGGGGCCAGCGCCGCGGCCAGCGCCTCCGCCGTCACCTCCTCCTCGAGGAAGGCGGGGATATCGTTGCGGCCCACCACGATGTTGGCCAGCACCATCGACGGCGCGGTCACGATGCGCACGATG
This portion of the Acuticoccus sp. I52.16.1 genome encodes:
- a CDS encoding RNA-binding protein; the protein is MVTRRVGAPETMIRFVLSPDDGVVPDIRRKLPGRGVWVDGTAASIAAAVKKRAFARGFKAQVVVSETLPEQVEALLRQAALQRLAFAHKAGLVTRGFEKVKAALATGQVCGLICAADGAPDGRRKVEALAKNAFDLHNKMTVVDVFDSAELERTLGRERVVHAALAIGRLSELFILDAARLRVYLFGGTHDETHPDQPDELRFAGPIAI
- the nusA gene encoding transcription termination factor NusA; the protein is MAVSANKLELLQIADAVAREKQIDRAIVIEAMEDAIQKAARARYGQETEIRAEINPKSGETRLQRLLLVVDEVENPATQISLADALAKNPDAHVGDFIADPLPPIEFGRVATQSAKQVIVQKVREAERDRQYDEYKDRVGDIINGIVKRAEYGNVIVDLGRGEAICRRDQLIPREVFRPGDRIRAYVMDVRREPRGPQIFLSRTHPQFTAMLFRQEVPEIYDGVIEVKSVARDPGSRAKIAVISNDSSIDPVGACVGMRGSRVQAVVQEQQGEKIDIIPWSPDAATFIVNALQPAEVAKVVLDEDTERIEVVVPDEQLSLAIGRRGQNVRLASQLTGWDIDILTEAEESERRQKEFQERTQLFVDGLNVDEVVGQLLASEGFTSMEEVAYVEVDEIASIEGFDEETAEEIQARARENLEEMERQADETRRELGVDDDLREVPGITTAMMVALGNDDVKNLEDFAGSVPDDLVGWVEKRGSETVRHTGPLSEFGISRGDAEQMIMTARVLAGWITEEDLAGESEPEEEDLAEGEEPLENAN
- the rimP gene encoding ribosome maturation factor RimP, which gives rise to MDDDRIITETGLEARIARVVMPSLEGLGYRLVRIRVTAQNGCTLQIMAERPDGTLTVEDCEAISHAVSPALDVDDPISKAYHLEISSPGIDRPLVRREDFERWSGHEAKLETAIPIDGRRRWRGVILGLEGDAVHVRMAEIGGEKVHVPLGELSDARLVLTDALVEQSLKAGKKAAMN
- a CDS encoding RNA pyrophosphohydrolase; the protein is MSLLAASPRKGYRLCVGIALFAADGQIFLGKRASRGVVPSYSWQMPQGGIDPGEAPLEAAHRELYEETSVRSVELIGEVDGWLHYDLPKDVASWRGRYKGQAQRWFAFRFLGQEGEINVTEPPDGHSVEFSRWKWESLAAVPSLVVPFKRDVYEHVVEAFAPLSGPQDLHPAQRRAI
- a CDS encoding glutathione peroxidase, translating into MRGPIAAAPATVFKVAAIAAAASAFGIAMAARTVTAQTSQISTTQIDWHALTLNDIHGRPLAADRFAGRVVLLVNTASRCAFTPQYEGLEALNDMYGARGLTVLGVPSNDFAGQEPGSNSEIAGFCSARYDVSFPMLEKAVVTGRGAHPLYAWARRSAGRQAVPAWNFHKIVIGRDGRVIATFPSYMSPRSPQVMDAVERALSAPGPR
- a CDS encoding SDR family oxidoreductase, with the translated sequence MKDRLRPHREPPRCALVTGATGGIGEAFVREMPLATDLVLTGRDAARLAEYEAEFGTRVRTVVADLATPDGIDAVARAAEEAGCDLLVNNAGVGAVGNFLDVDWARHQATIRVDVEAVLALTHRLLPGMIGRAQESGTRAGLINVASSTAFVPVPTFATYAAAKAMILSFTEALVAELDGRPVDVLAACPGAVRTGFGTRAGYTGTAIPGAMSPEKVARQSLAALGRQSTVMIGPVSAAALAPVALARSMVGQAFMRAGRVMDRVQNRD
- the gltA gene encoding citrate synthase translates to MTTEQAAQFAVGSETVDYEVMNGTEGPSVVNIASFYKDTGMFTYDPGFTSTASCESKITYIDGDKGVLLYRGYPIEQLAEHGDFLETCYLLLYGELPTMAEKQEFVNRVTYHTMIHDQMNRFYSGFRRDAHPMAIMVGCVGALSAFYHDSTDITDPQQRMIASVRMIAKMPTIAAWAYKYSVGQPFVYPRNDLDYSSNFLRMCFSVPAEDYKVNPVLARAMDRIFILHADHEQNASTSTVRLAGSSGANPFACIAAGIACLWGPAHGGANEAALNMLEQIGTADKIPEYIDRAKDKNDPFRLMGFGHRVYKNYDPRARIMQKTCHEVLSELGIKDDPLLEVAMELEKIALNDEYFVEKKLYPNIDFYSGITLRALGFPTTMFTVLFALARTVGWIAQWKEMVEDPSQRIGRPRQLYTGAPKRDYLPIAQR
- a CDS encoding MFS transporter, with translation MAKSFYVRNAWWLFTGAVFMFGSSFGQTYFIALFAGAIRAEFGLSNGQWGGIYTVATLASATCLIHFGRLADTMTVTRLAAGVLVLYALSATTMALAPNIVVLCLAVFGLRFCGQGMMTHISMTAMARWFRANRAKAIAVAVLGFPISEALWPPLGVVVLDVMGWRETWLVIAGLILAVFLPALTLMTRKGRTPQGEGDNTEAPGMLGRQWTRGEVLRHWTFWTILPGLLAPPFIGTCVFFHQVHIATVRGYDLSVMALGFAMYAGISVASSLACGPIVDRIGPARVLPVLLLPLAVAIAILAIPAGVEIWFLTLAGIGISHGLVITLIGAIWPTLYGTRWIGSIKALATSGAVMSTAAGPGLTGAIIDMGVPFPEQALFLSAYCLAMTALFTAVAPKINAMLVAPRSAVPA